A window of Danio aesculapii chromosome 16, fDanAes4.1, whole genome shotgun sequence genomic DNA:
aaaataaaataaaataataatataatataatataatatgatataatataatataatatgatataatataatataattataatataatataattataatataatataatataatatgatataatataatataatataatataatataatataattataatataattataataatataacataattataatataatataatataattataatataatataatataatataatataatataatataatataatataatatgatataatataatataatataatataatataatataatataatataatataatgatataatataatataatataatataatataatataatataatataatataatataatataatataatataatataatataatataatataattataatataatataatataatataatataatataatataatataatataatataatatattataatataattataatataatataatataatataatataatataatataatataatataatataatataatataatataatacaataataatatgataatgtttttgctgagatggccagtcaatttaagaaaacattaattattttgtatactacataaagatgGAGTtgagtaatatgttaataagaatctatttattgtgcatctggatgttatgttttaatataatataataaacggCGCCTCAGAGTGTAGAGACATGACAGGCTTATGCTTGTCAGATACTATGTGATGACATCATTGATATGCGAATTAGCGCgtgacatcatctggcaacatttagtcatttttcgggcaagttttagctacttttcattgggaATGCTTGGCATATTGTCTATTATCAAGGCCTGTTCAGTCAGGAACAGTAAATTTAGCAAGCTGTAACCATAATGATAACTTAATTACATCAACTTTGACGACCGTCAATTATAAGTCCACGAACTGTTTCATCATTTGATGTTTGGAAACTTTCTAaagtaatctaaaataaaataaataaaataaaaataattaagatatcgttataaatgttattattttctgTGGGTCTTGGGATTTAACAGTCAAGCTCATCAACCAGTGGAGCAAATTCACTCAAGCTTCAATGAGTTGATGAGTGAACTGAACAAACCAGGAGCCCCGTATGTGCTGAGTCTCGCCAACCGCCTCTACAGAGAGCAAACCTACCAGTTTCTTGAGGTAAAACTCAAAGCCAATCATTCTCGACTTGCTCAAGTTCTCAACTCTAATTTAATTTGCAACTCATTTGATTTTCAATGTCACAGAAATTCCTCAACGACACAAAAAGATACTATGAAGCCGGACTGGAGAAGGTGGACTTCAAGAATAAACCAGAGGACGCACGTGTCAACATCAACACATGGGTGGAGGAAAACACACAAGGTGAGAAATTGAGCTTGATAGGACTTCAATATATCAAACTAATCAGTTCAGACCAAGACTAAAAGAGGAAAATGTCCACTTGTATTGTAGAGAAGATCAAGGATTTGCTGCCGTCAGGAGCCATTGATGAACTTACAAGACTGGTTTTGGTGAACGCCATCTACTTCAAGGGGAACTGGGAGAAGAAATTCCCAAAGGAAGCCACCAGAGATAGACAGTTTAAGCTGAACAAGGTGAGATTTCAGGCTCTTGTTTAATTTAAGTGTCTAAAAATGAGAAATGAGGGTTTGAATGtgtctttattcatttatgcttGGCAGAATCAAACTAAACCAGTGACGATGATGCATCAGACATCAGAGTTTCCATGTGGCTATATCCCAGAGATGAAGAGTCATTTTCTGGAGCTGCCGTATGCAGGGAAGAATCTCAGTATGTTGATCATCCTTCCTGATGAGATTGAAGACGAAACCACTGGCCTTCAGAAGGTGAGACTGATTTAATAATTAAAGTttacaaaaaggtttggaactgATACAACGTTTTTGGTTCCCATAAGGGTTAGGTGATATCTTATCATTGTAATATACCAGTAAGaattctggccaaaataaaatgcacttatctttataatattaataaaatacaattggtCTGTGAATGAATTCTTAAAGTAACACATGTGAATACCGttttgcatttatgcatttaggacggggctttctttttgtgcattatTACCTTGTAGCAATCTAATGGTATGCTTTGTGGCTgaagcgtcaaactgacatcatcatgaATGGAAAAATCCACCAATCCAAGCGCAGAAGCAGACGGTCATACTATGATTGAAGATTAGCAAAACAATTAACTTGCTCAGATTATATGTTTACTTAGAGAATAACTCTAGAATGTGCTCACATGACTCTCTTATCCTCCAGCTGGAGAAGGCACTGACCTATGAGAAGCTCATGGAGTGGACCAAACCGGAAGGGATGCGTCATCAAATAGTTCAAGTCTTTCTGCCCAAATTCAAGACGGAGCAAACCTACGACATGAAGAGTCTTCTGATCAGCATGGGGATGGAGGATGTGTTTGACCCACAGAAGTTTAATCTAACAGGCATGTCCTCCAGCAATGACCTGGTGCTGTCCAAGGTCATTCATAAAGCCTTCGTTGAGGTCAATGAGGAAGGAACCGAAGCGGCTGCGGCCACTGGCCCCGTCATGAGGTTTCTGTGCTATATGCTCCCACTGTATTTTATTGCAGATCATCCGTTCCTTTTCTTCATCCGACACAATCCCACCAAGAGCATTCTGTTTTACGGACGCTTCTGCTCTCCTTAGAGATGCTAATGTTGGTGTGATGATAACCGATGCCTGTGTTTCTATTATAATCAAATGCTCTATAAAGAAACTGAGTGTGCTGTctagattttttttctgcagtgaaCGTATTactcagctttttacagtgttgtgaatttctctagtctggctcatggcaccaaactgttgtgaaattctaagaagagcccaaaaaaacagggagaactttcggttgtcttcaaagcagaatgCTTTAATAAGAAGTACTCAGCATGGCTGTGGTGTCAT
This region includes:
- the LOC130242814 gene encoding leukocyte elastase inhibitor-like, translating into MELLSAANTQFSLNLFKKISGGNASGNVFYSPVSISSALAMVSLGAKGNTADQMFKVLGFNSQAHQPVEQIHSSFNELMSELNKPGAPYVLSLANRLYREQTYQFLEKFLNDTKRYYEAGLEKVDFKNKPEDARVNINTWVEENTQEKIKDLLPSGAIDELTRLVLVNAIYFKGNWEKKFPKEATRDRQFKLNKNQTKPVTMMHQTSEFPCGYIPEMKSHFLELPYAGKNLSMLIILPDEIEDETTGLQKLEKALTYEKLMEWTKPEGMRHQIVQVFLPKFKTEQTYDMKSLLISMGMEDVFDPQKFNLTGMSSSNDLVLSKVIHKAFVEVNEEGTEAAAATGPVMRFLCYMLPLYFIADHPFLFFIRHNPTKSILFYGRFCSP